From the genome of Streptomyces katrae:
GGCGGCCAGGTGCTTGCGGACAACCTGCCGGCTGCCGCGATAGCCCCGTTCGCAGATTTCCAGAAACAGGCGGCTGCCGCTGACGTGGCCGAGACTTTCGGTGAACCGGGTGTTCAAATACGGCTTGAACGGCCCGGGAACCCGGAGGTGGCATTCAGTGCCATAGTGCGGGTATGAGCTCTCCATTCTTCGCAGGTACGTCGCAGGCTTGGGCGGCACTGGGTGCCGATTCTTCTCTGCTTGACCGGGTGTCCTTCGGCGGTCCGTCCGGAGGACTGCCAGCGCGGCTGCCCGTCATGGAGCTGGCGCGGGCCACCGTCGCGGTGTGCTCGCTCGCGGCCGCCGAGCTCACCGCCGTACGCACAGGGCGGCCCGTTCCCCGGGTGCGGGTCGACGACGAGTCGGTCGCGACGGCGTTCCTCAGCGACCGGCTGGTGCGGGTCGACGGGCAAGCGTGGGCGACCTTCGCGCCGCTGTCCCGGTTCTGGCGGGCGGCCGATGGATGGGTCCGTACGCACGCCAATTACCCGCACCATCGGGCCCGGTTGCTTGCCAGTCTCGGGGTGCCGGGGGACGCCGGCGAGGAGGCGGTTGCCGCGGTGGCCGCGGCGATCGCGGAGCGTACCGCGCTGGAGGTGGAGGAGACCGTGTACGCGGCGGGCGGTCTGGCCGTCGCGGCACGCGGCCCCGAGGAGTGGGCCAAGAGCGGGCAGGGGGTCCTAGTCGCGGGGCAGCCGCTGCTGACGACGGTGCGCGTCGACGACGCCCCGAGCAGGGTGCTCGGTGACGCCGCGCTGCCGTGCGCAGGGCTGCGCGTCCTGGATCTGACCCGGGTGCTCGCCGGGCCGGTCGCCACCCGAACGCTGGCGCTGCTCGGGGCGGATGTGCTGCGGATCGACGCCCCGCAGTTGCCGGAGAGTCAGGAGGCCCACAACGACACGGGGATGGGGAAACGCTCGACGACCCTGGACCTGGGTGATGCCACCGGCCGCCGGGTCTTCGAGGAGCTGCTCGACGAGGCGCACGTGGTGGTGACCGGTTACCGGCCGGGCGCGCTGGACCGGTTCGGGCTGACGCCCGAGGCGCTCGCCGGGCGCCGTCCGGGGCTCGTGATCGCACAGTTGTCCGCGTGGGGCCGTTACGGGCCGTGGCACGAGCGGCGCGGCTTCGACAGCCTGGTCCAAGTGGCCACCGGCATCGCCGAACTGGAGGGCTCGCCGGACTCGCCCGGCGCGCTGCCCGCCCAGGCGCTCGACCACGGCACCGGCTATCTGCTGGCGGCCGGGGTGCTGCGTGCGCTCACCGAGCAGCACCGCACGGGCGGCACCCGGCTGGTACGCCTGGCCCTGGCGCAGACCGC
Proteins encoded in this window:
- a CDS encoding CoA transferase; the encoded protein is MSSPFFAGTSQAWAALGADSSLLDRVSFGGPSGGLPARLPVMELARATVAVCSLAAAELTAVRTGRPVPRVRVDDESVATAFLSDRLVRVDGQAWATFAPLSRFWRAADGWVRTHANYPHHRARLLASLGVPGDAGEEAVAAVAAAIAERTALEVEETVYAAGGLAVAARGPEEWAKSGQGVLVAGQPLLTTVRVDDAPSRVLGDAALPCAGLRVLDLTRVLAGPVATRTLALLGADVLRIDAPQLPESQEAHNDTGMGKRSTTLDLGDATGRRVFEELLDEAHVVVTGYRPGALDRFGLTPEALAGRRPGLVIAQLSAWGRYGPWHERRGFDSLVQVATGIAELEGSPDSPGALPAQALDHGTGYLLAAGVLRALTEQHRTGGTRLVRLALAQTAHWLVHDLAPAPGEDDGFDAGRWLTETDSPMGRLRHALPPVSYEGGPVNWGRPPGLWGTDAAVWGGA